The proteins below come from a single Kryptolebias marmoratus isolate JLee-2015 linkage group LG12, ASM164957v2, whole genome shotgun sequence genomic window:
- the bptf gene encoding nucleosome-remodeling factor subunit BPTF isoform X3 — protein sequence MRGKRGRPPKPLQTEDPSPATTRGLRPRRNIKPKFRDSGDEDAESPSRETAKSARKRKATSTRGRGRGRGGGGGRGGRGGRGGRRAAVPKTVVYDDHESDEEEDAVSLRSEEDEFVEEEPQSEEEEALKEDSDCLEDDGLEEEEDGASICTESSFRSQSTHASTPGRKKMRAPRPRTPTLENKEIPPLELPETSEDLLVPNEELLNIASIYEVLRNFSSVLRLSLFRFEDFCAALIGQEQCTLIAETHSSLLKAILREEDSSNTTFGPADLKDSVNSTLYFIDGMTWPEVLRAYCESDREFQHVLPHLEMDEYPFGPLESKIRVLQFLVDQFLTTNIAREELMSDGSMQYDDHCRVCHRLGDLLCCETCSAVYHLECVKPPLEAVPEDEWQCEVCVAHKVPGVTNCVTEAQKNRPYIRQEPIGYDRHQRKYWFLNRRIIIEEDGEHEKKKIWYYSSKAQLEELMECLDKEYWETDLHAILEETKEEVTAHMDITEDLTNRARGSSKSYLAAVNDVVLERLKIRRQALESKSGAEETKQEAEGGSVNAAEVHAELPSQPDKTRDAENVDDTNSRAEEKSRADRPASAAQDAAALKTPPLEKNSETEADRSGNQGSGESSPLATQGATDRSQKSESAQSDDSSPTQDQPQQRSSQPEAAGDGGQVSGPDGLGKLEPPDLADRSSQSSFTSQDGMDEYNERVKTERVTGQESKNQMHRSSKESSPVRSAGDTTRLSFLKRDLAVNLNNLFKLGQEGKYRVYQNQYSTNVLALNKHQHREDYDKKRHLSHKFSLTTASEFKWNGSIYGSRSLTVSTLRLTIIQLETNVPGPFMHPNWASHRTNWNKAVQMCSKAREFALALAILECAIKPVVMLPVWKESLGHTRLHRMTSMEREEKEKVKKREKKLEDEETLQQATWVKYTIPIKHQVWKQKGEEYRVTGYGGWIWVSKTRVPRFVPKLPGNTNVNYRKELEAKMNKENAVVRTKKHKEATDSKKEATRIKEDEDHSPVTSSPDDSKPQTTKEEEELSKEEREVAAEEKGVDEKMEIDSSQKSPASSDAKDKVESNGPSSAAAVEPTQTPEQPKKEETAASKIFYNVVNVSEGFQLRTAYKKKVKPSKLDGLLERRVKQFTLEEKQRLERMRQAAASKPPSGVKTEGSAVSRQPPAVTPAVKAEEKDEDLQVKDEVVKKLDFEQQDTKSESVDIKSDPRTEEEACTNKEVNGESELGGKTSCQPEKAEHDEKPLKEEVSQITENPKKRGYDEMEQSTEETQSRNSPSQVNGRTAATDPNINSEPGSQVQGVGSGPDQEPVKSLMNGNLAQNDFSNTAHPPPLKVLKLENHVGDRGEPLNRSDDAPTDGEGAAPEKLESSIASFLNSSNTDVCSNSDGVKASVTNASKESQNSLASGSISKPGGSSQGETSWLPSGPSPSGAQKKKLHDTKTSPCGSLPAGSMTISKEYSTRDRVSLLRFSKSKKARSGTALPSYRKFVTKSSKKSLFVLPNDDLKRMARKAGIKEVPIFSYNAKPALDIWPYPSPRPTFGITWRYRLQTVRSLAGVSLMLRLLWACLRWDDMAVKPSSAVGTTRKETTDTDIITTEIIKRRDVGPYGIRSDYCIRKIICPLGNKDTPKETPTPQRKGLRSSALRPKKQEPAKQTGPVAVETWIPEEELELWEIRAFAERVEREKAQGLDPAKTSSTLKTAEEVKAHLENQLKQARLAAQQKRLEQQKLSTTATTSTTTTPTLASSPSAPTPAGQRAGPLASGTKMALASKLGSPVSFQQDKNFQQSFASWVKQGQNNSTASTVAGSITASEQTLQIAGSSVTVAGQVLAAKLPLPANSKIVTLAVPSTQGGGVQQKVLGIFPHGPPANLRTYSTLHPTTGNMNLRTATPASTTQQQVTTTAGQPGAASVPVGAMVRGPAQQGQPQQAAAKSGPGAPALRAAGPAASAPPATAAPAASSQPQRPQQGQVKLTMAQLMQLTQSAQGGNPGLTVVIQGQGQTQGQLQIIPQGVTVIPGPGQQLMQAAMPNGQVQRFLFTPLPPASSASVSAPATTPTPQTQMSPPAQARAVAQVQTTPSSFAQTQMTAPLPAPIHAASPSPQPVVASSPASIPVQTQITAPQTQLSPTQPQRPALVPHFPQPSTQVLPSTPPSAITSPHVASPAQNPSPGLTHKQILTSSPLQSQATPQTQVSTLPAVPLPAQTICPPLAPGQTVLQTAVQPQPLSPAPRLTPATVQTQVPVPALSPVSARSVPQVTAAAAAAAAAAAAATNSTQLPVSASLPSPVQVPTPALAPVSAPVIAVVSTQIAVPSPAKALTQIQGAASAPLHAAVANAVVTPVTATSTIPSVPALIEQKAAQPQVWTPVSGPVQTAQQAAAPVTPPTSVPGSAPASASTLSPVNLLPQTSLTPQSQAQVVSVQQVTHMPVSAVQVHMKGLPVSSVVSAVRPPQPQLQPQTHTPIRPQGQTQICAQVQVPPSGQVQQMSHVQTQVQAHIQPQVRVQFQPRAQIQPQTQQSPHAQVQPLTQVQSPTQAQPRVPPQYHPQVQASFQTQPQAPQQPQVPSQAQTPLQLQPQIQPQLHPQVQLQQQSPIQAQASQQPHVHIQSHVQAQVQTQPQFSVQSPQPTQVPPQLQAQAHGQVQAKLQVQFQPQNQTQVQAQPQLQVQSPIRHQVITVSGLQQPVQLLSALPPHVAAQIQAQIQAQAQQQGGAVPQQIKLQLPIQIQQTGGQIQAHQIQNMVTIQAPANVQEQLQRMQQQQQQQLQQQQPPKKKKHHEAKREPKEPNLQVVSPKDGIQKQMGVKQNSSAEQQKQRKSLAAAEREENQRLIVCNQVMKFILDKIEKDEKQAAKKRKKEEVVEQKRSKQNATKLTALLYKHKEQLKAEILKKRALLDKELQLQVQEELRRDLARLQREKEKARAAIAQAAAATIKAASSHLPHAAHAPSHKRKRDDERDRDKNRDRDRDRHHDKSKKRDRDKDKDKDKDRDRHKDREKDKDRERERERDKHRDRERDKDKDKERDGDQERDPSLLKHKKKKKKLSSTSKDHKKDTKLYCICKTPYDESKFYIGCDLCSNWFHGACVGITEKEAKKLEDFVCSDCKRGQEGAGAEELYCICRTPYDESQFYIGCDRCQNWYHGRCVGILQSEANHIDVYVCPQCQSTEDAMTVLSPLTDKDYEGLKRILRSLQSHKMAWPFLEPVDPHDAPDYYRVIKEPMDFSTMETRLQKRHYQKLTEFVADVTKIFDNCRYYNPNDTPFFQCAEVLEAFFVQKLKGFKASRLSDS from the exons ATGAGAGGGAAAAGGGGCAGGCCGCCCAAACCGCTACAAACCGAGGACCCGTCCCCAGCCACGACCCGGGGCTTGAGACCCAGGAGGAACATAAAACCCAAGTTTAGGGACAGCGGGGACGAGGACGCCGAGAGCCCCTCGAGGGAGACCGCCAAATCAGCCAGAAAGAGGAAAGCGACGTCAACCCGGGGCAGGGGACGGGGtcgaggcggcggcggcggcagagGAGGCAGGGGTGGTCGCGGCGGACGGCGGGCGGCGGTCCCCAAAACAGTGGTGTACGATGACCACGAGAGCGACGAAGAGGAGGATGCTGTGAGCCTGAGGTCCGAGGAGGACGAGTTCGTCGAGGAGGAACCCCAGTCCGAGGAGGAAGAGGCCCTCAAAGAGGACTCGGACTGCCTGGAGGATGATgggctggaggaggaagaggatggtgCCAGCATCTGCACGGAGAGCAGCTTTCGGAGTCAGAGCACTCACGCCAGCACTCCGG GAAGGAAGAAAATGCGGGCTCCCCGCCCTCGCACTCCCACTCTGGAGAACAAGGAAATCCCTCCTCTTGAGCTTCCAGAAACCTCCGAGGATCTTTTGGTGCCCAACGAGGAGCTGCTTAACATCGCCTCCATCTACGAGGTGCTGCGGAACTTCAGCAGCGTGCTTCGTCTCTCCCTCTTCCGCTTTGAGGACTTCTGTGCGGCGCTCATTGGCCAGGAGCAGTGCACGCTAATAGCCGAGACCCACAGCTCTCTGTTGAAGGCCATCCTGCGCGAGGAAGACTCCTCCAACACTACCTTCGGCCCCGCAGACCTCAAGGACAGCGTCAACTCCACTCTGTACTTTATTGACGGCATGACGTGGCCTGAGGTTCTGAGGGCTTACTGTGAAAGTGACAGGGAGTTCCAGCACGTTCTGCCACACCTGGAGATGGACGAGTATCCCTTCGGGCCCCTTGAGAGCAAGATCCGGGTGCTCCAGTTCTTGGTGGATCAGTTCCTCACCACCAACATCGCCCGGGAGGAGCTCATGTCTGACGGCAGCATGCAGTACGACGACCACTGCCGCGTGTGTCACCGCCTGGGCGACCTGTTGTGTTGTGAGACTTGCTCGGCGGTCTACCACCTGGAGTGTGTCAAGCCGCCGCTGGAGGCTGTCCCAGAGGACGAGTGGCAGTGTGAGGTCTGCGTGGCACACAAAGTGCCCGGGGTCACAAACTGTGTGACCGAGGCGCAGAAAAACAGGCCCTACATCCGCCAGGAGCCCATTGGATACGATCGGCATCAGAGGAAATACTGGTTCCTCAATCGAAGGATTATCAT CGAGGAGGACGGGGAGCACGAGAAGAAAAAGATCTGGTACTACAGCTCCAAGGcccagctggaggagctcaTGGAGTGTCTGGATAAGGAGTATTGGGAGACGGACCTTCATGCCATCCTGGAGGAGACGAAGGAGGAAGTGACGGCCCACATGGACATCACAGAGGACCTCACCAACAGGGCTCGTGGAAGCAGTAAATCCTACCTCGCTGCTGTCAACG ATGTGGTTCTGGAGCGGCTGAAGATAAGGCGACAGGCGCTGGAGTCGAAGAGCGGAGCGGAGGAGACGAAGCAGGAAGCAGAAGGCGGCTCGGTGAACGCCGCCGAGGTCCACGCCGAGCTCCCGTCACAACCGGACAAGACGAGGGACGCAGAGAACGTGGATGATACCAATTCCCGAg CAGAAGAGAAGAGCAGAGCGGATCGTCCCGCCTCCGCCGCCCAGGATGCAGCTGCGCTTAAGACACCGCCGCTGGAGAAGAACAGCGAAACAGAAGCGGATCGTTCTGGGAACCAGGGCAGCGGGGAGTCCTCGCCGCTGGCAACGCAGGGAGCGACAG acaGGAGCCAGAAGTCAGAATCTGCACAAAGTGACGACTCGTCACCAACTCAAGATCAGCCCCAGCAGCGATCGTCTCAGCCAGAGGCAGCTGGTGACGGCGGCCAGGTTTCGGGTCCCGATGGGCTCGGTAAGCTGGAACCACCCGACCTAGCTGACAGGTCCTCCCAGTCCTCTTTCACCAGCCAGGATGGGATGG ACGAGTACAATGAACGGGTCAAGACCGAGAGAGTAACAGGACAAGAATCTAAAAACCAAATGCACAGAAGCAGCAAAGAG TCTTCCCCTGTCCGCTCTGCTGGTGACACCACGCGCCTCAGCTTCCTGAAGAGGGACTTGGCGGTGAATTTGAACAACTTGTTCAAACTGGGCCAGGAGGGCAAGTACCGGGTCTACCAGAACCAGTACAGCACCAACGTCCTGGCGCTCAACAAGCACCAGCACCGGGAGGATTATGACAAGAAGCGCCACCTCTCCCACAAGTTCAGCCTGACCACCGCCTCCGAGTTCAAGTGGAACGGCTCCATCTACGGCTCGCGGAGCCTGACCGTCTCCACGCTCCGGCTCACCATCATCCAGCTGGAAACCAACGTGCCGGGACCGTTCATGCACCCCAACTGGGCTTCGCACAG gacCAACTGGAACAAAGCAGTGCAGATGTGCAGCAAAGCCAGGGAATTTGCTTTGGCCTTGGCTATTTTGGAGTGTGCCATCAAACCCGTGGTTATGCTGCCTGTATGGAAAGAGTCTCTGGGACACACAAG GTTGCATCGTATGACCTCCATGGAGCGGGAAGAGAAGGAGAAGGTGAAAAAGCGCGAGAAAAAACTTGAGGACGAAGAGACCCTGCAGCAGGCCACGTGGGTGAAGTACACCATCCCCATCAAGCATCAG GTGTGGAAGCAGAAGGGTGAGGAGTACAGAGTGACCGGATACGGTGGTTGGATCTGGGTCAGTAAGACCCGTGTGCCCCGTTTTGTTCCAAAGCTGCCAGGGAACACAAACGTAAACTACCGTAAAGAGTTGGAGG CTAAGATGAATAAAGAAAACGCGGTCGTTcgcacaaaaaaacacaaagaggcgACAGACAGCAAGAAGGAAGCAACTCGGATCAAAGAAGACGAGGACCACTCACCGGTCACTTCCTCACCTGATGACAGCAAACCTCAGACCaccaaagaggaagaagaactgTCCAAAGAGGAGCGGGAAGTTGCTGCTGAAGAGAAGGGCGTAGATGAAAAAATGGAGATCGATTCCAGCCAGAAAAGCCCCGCTTCATCTGATGCAAAAG ATAAAGTTGAAAGCAACGGCCCGTCTTCTGCCGCCGCAGTCGAACCAACTCAGACACCCGAACAGCCCAAAAAGGAGGAGACCGCGGCGTCGAAAATCTTCTACAACGTCGTGAACGTCAGCGAGGGCTTCCAGCTGAGGACGGCTTATAAGAAGAAGGTGAAGCCGTCCAAACTGGATGGGCTCCTGGAGCGCCGCGTCAAACAGTTCACCCTGGAGGAGAAGCAGAGGCTGGAGCGGATGAGGCAGGCGGCCGCCTCCAAGCCCCCATCTGGAGTCAAGACTGAAGGGTCAGCAGTCAGCAGGCAGCCGCCTGCCGTCACCCCGGCTGTGAAAGCAGAAGAGAAGGACGAGGACCTACAAGTGAAAgacgaggtggttaaaaagctcgaCTTTGAGCAGCAGGATACGAAATCCGAAAGCGTGGACATCAAATCGGACCCTAGAACCGAGGAGGAGGCCTGTACCAATAAAGAAGTGAACGGAGAGTCCGAGCTCGGCGGCAAAACCAGCTGTCAGCCAGAGAAGGCCGAACACGACGAAAAACCACTGAAGGAGGAGGTTTCTCAAATTACGGAGAACCCTAAGAAACGTGGCTATGACGAAATGGAGCAGAGCACGGAGGAGACCCAAAGCAGGAACAGTCCGTCGCAGGTGAACGGAAGAACCGCAGCGACGGACCCAAACATCAACTCGGAGCCTGGGAGTCAAGTTCAGGGTGTTGGTTCGGGTCCAGACCAGGAGCCTGTCAAATCCCTGATGAATGGAAATCTGGCACAGAACGATTTCTCGAACACAGCTCACCCTCCTCCTCTCAAAGTCCTGAAGTTGGAGAACCACGTTGGAGATCGAGGAGAACCTCTGAACAGGAGTGACGATGCGCCGACGGACGGTGAGGGGGCGGCGCCCGAGAAGCTCGAATCCTCGATCGCTTCCTTCCTCAACAGTAGCAACACGGACGTTTGCAGTAACAGCGACGGCGTGAAAGCCTCCGTCACGAACGCCTCGAAGGAGTCTCAGAATTCACTCGCATCCGGCAGTATTAGCAAGCCGGGCGGAAGCTCTCAAGGAGAAACGAGCTGGCTTCCTTCTGGTCCCAGTCCCTCCGGCGCCCAGAAGAAAAAACTTCACGACACCAAAACGAGTCCCTGCGGTTCCTTGCCGGCTGGCTCCATGACTATTAGCAAAGAGTACTCCACTAGAGACAGGGTCAGCCTTCTCCGGTTCTCCAAGTCCAAGAAGGCCCGCTCGGGAACCGCGCTGCCCTCCTACCGAAAGTTTGTGACCAAGAGCAGCAAGAAGAGCCTCTTCGTCCTGCCGAACGATGACCTGAAGAGGATGGCGAGGAAGGCGGGCATTAAAGAAGTGCCCATCTTTAGCTACAATGCCAAGCCGGCGCTGGATATCTGGCCCTACCCCTCACCTCGGCCCACCTTTGGCATCACATGGAG GTACCGGCTGCAAACCGTGAGGTCTCTGGCGGGCGTTAGTTTGATGCTGAGGCTGCTGTGGGCCTGTCTGAGGTGGGACGACATGGCCGTGAAGCCCTCTTCGGCCGTAGGGACGACTCGGAAAG AAACCACAGACACAGACATCATCACCACAGAGATTATAAAACGGAGAGACGTGGGGCCCTATGGCATCCGCTCGGACTACTGCATCAGGAAGATCATCTGCCCCCTCGGGAACAAGGACACCCCCAAAG AAACCCCGACTCCACAGAGGAAAGGCCTGCGCTCGAGTGCCCTGAGGCCTAAGAAGCAGGAACCGGCCAAGCAGACGGGGCCTGTGGCTGTGGAGACGTGGATACCCGAAGAGGAGCTGGAGCTCTGGGAGATCCGAGCCTTTGCAGAGAG AGTGGAGAGGGAGAAGGCACAAGGTTTGGATCCCGCCAAGACCAGCAGCACCCTGAAGACGGCCGAGGAAGTCAAGGCCCATTTGGAGAATCAGCTGAAGCAGGCCAGGTTGGCTGCCCAACAG AAACGTCTGGAGCAGCAGAAACTGAGCACAACCGCCACAACTTCCACAACAACTACCCCGACATTAGCCAGCTCTCCCAGTGCCCCCACCCCCGCGGGCCAGAGGGCGGGGCCGTTGGCGTCCGGAACCAAGATGGCCCTGGCCTCCAAGCTGGGCTCGCCGGTTTCGTTCCAGCAAGACAAGAACTTCCAGCAGTCGTTCGCCTCCTGGGTGAAACAGGGTCAGAACAACAGCACAG CCTCCACGGTGGCTGGCAGCATCACCGCCTCGGAGCAAACCCTCCAGATCGCTGGCAGCTCAGTGACTGTGGCTGGCCAGGTCCTCGCCGCCAAACTGCCACTGCCCGCTAACAGCAAGATTGTCACGCTCGCTGTGCCTTCTACACAAGGAG GTGGAGTTCAGCAGAAAGTTCTGGGTATTTTCCCTCACGGGCCTCCTGCCAACCTGCGGACATACAGCACGCTACATCCTACGACCGGGAACATGAACCTCAGAACTGCCACGCCTGCCTCGACCACTCAGCAGCAG GTTACCACGACGGCGGGGCAGCCCGGAGCAGCTTCTGTCCCTGTGGGCGCCATGGTCAGAGGCCCGGCTCAACAAG gtcaGCCTCAACAGGCTGCAGCCAAATCTGGACCTGGTGCTCCCGCTCTGAGAGCAGCAGGTCCTGCAGCGTCAGCTCCTCCTGCCACCGCGGCTCCTGCTGCTTCATCTCAGCCCCAAAGACCACAGCAGGGTCAGGTCAAACTCACCATGGCTCAGCTCATGCAGCTGACGCAAAGCGCACAG GGAGGAAACCCAGGTCTGACGGTGGTAATCCAGGGTCAAGGCCAGACCCAGGGACAGCTTCAGATCATCCCGCAGGGTGTTACGGTCATCCCAGGCCCCGGTCAGCAGCTGATGCAGGCGGCCATGCCCAACGGCCAGGTCCAGCGCTTCCTCTTCACTCCTTTACCTCCGGCCTCATCGGCATCAGTTTCAGCTCCCGCCACAACCCCGACCCCTCAAACCCAAATGTCCCCTCCAGCTCAGGCGCGAGCCGTCGCGCAAGTCCAGACGACTCCCTCGTCCTTTGCCCAAACGCAAATGACAGCCCCTCTGCCCGCCCCCATACACGCTGCGAGCCCGTCGCCACAGCCGGTCGTCGCCTCGAGCCCAGCTTCCATTCCCGTGCAAACCCAAATCACCGCTCCACAAACGCAGCTTTCGCCCACGCAGCCGCAGAGACCTGCTCTGGTGCCTCATTTTCCACAACCTTCCACGCAGGTTCTACCTTCGACGCCACCCTCAGCTATCACTTCGCCCCACGTTGCTTCCCCAGCGCAAAATCCAAGCCCAGGTCTGACTCATAAACAGATTCTCACCTCATCCCCTCTGCAAAGCCAAGCCACGCCCCAAACCCAAGTGTCCACTCTTCCAGCAGTTCCGCTCCCCGCACAAACCATATGTCCACCGCTTGCACCGGGACAAACCGTCCTCCAAACCGCAGTCCAACCACAGCCGCTCAGCCCCGCCCCTCGCTTAACTCCAGCCACCGTTCAGACGCAGGTTCCTGTGCCTGCTCTGTCCCCCGTCTCGGCCAGGTCAGTTCCCCAAGTCAccgccgcagcagcagcagcagcagcagcagcagcagcagccacgaACTCGACCCAGCTTCCCGTTTCTGCCTCACTCCCTTCGCCCGTTCAAGTCCCGACCCCGGCCCTCGCACCCGTCTCCGCTCCCGTCATAGCCGTCGTGTCGACCCAAATCGCCGTCCCGTCCCCGGCCAAAGCTCTAACCCAAATCCAAGGCGCGGCTTCTGCTCCTCTTCACGCGGCCGTGGCGAACGCTGTGGTCACGCCCGTCACAGCCACCTCCACTATACCTTCAGTGCCAG CTCTGATAGAACAGAAAGCAGCTCAGCCCCAGGTCTGGACTCCAGTCTCGGGTCCGGTTCAGACGGCTCAGCAGGCAGCGGCTCCGGTTACACCACCTACCTCCGTGCCCGGCTCCGCTCCTGCATCGGCCTCCACGCTCTCCCCTGTTAATCTCTTGCCTCAGACATCTCTAACTCCTCAGTCTCAAGCACAAGTCGTATCGGTGCAGCAGGTGACTCATATGCCCGTCTCAGCGGTGCAGGTTCACATGAAGGGACTCCCGGTCTCTTCTGTTGTGTCTGCCGTGAGACCCCCGCAGCCTCAGCTGCAGCCCCAAACACATACTCCGATTCGGCCCCAGGGTCAAACTCAAATCTGTGCACAGGTTCAGGTCCCGCCCTCTGGTCAAGTCCAGCAAATGTCGCACGTTCAAACCCAAGTGCAAGCTCACATTCAGCCCCAGGTCCGGGTTCAGTTTCAGCCCCGGGCACAAATTCAGCCTCAAACTCAACAGTCACCTCATGCCCAAGTACAACCCCTTACTCAGGTCCAATCCCCAACCCAAGCCCAGCCAAGGGTCCCGCCTCAGTACCACCCCCAGGTGCAAGCTTCGTTTCAAACACAGCCCCAGGCCCCGCAGCAGCCTCAGGTCCCGTCTCAGGCCCAAACTCCGCTTCAGCTACAGCCCCAAATCCAACCCCAGCTCCATCCGCAGgtccagcttcagcagcaaaGCCCGATCCAAGCTCAGGCCTCGCAACAACCCCACGTTCACATTCAGTCACACGTTCAAGCCCAAGTCCAAACACAGCCCCAGTTTTCAGTCCAGTCACCCCAACCAACCCAAGTTCCACCACAGCTTCAGGCCCAAGCCCACGGCCAAGTCCAGGCGAAGCTCCAAGTCCAGTTCCAACCTCAGAACCAAACTCAGGTTCAAGCCCAGCCTCAGCTTCAGGTCCAGTCCCCAATCAGGCATCAGGTGATCACCGTTTCAGGCCTCCAGCAGCCGGTCCAGCTCCTGTCGGCCCTGCCGCCTCACGTGGCGGCCCAGATCCAAGCCCAGATCCAGGCTCAGGCCCAGCAGCAGGGCGGCGCCGTCCCCCAGCAAATCAAACTGCAGCTGCCCATCCAGATCCAGCAGACCGGCGGGCAAATTCAAGCCCACCAGATCCAGAACATGGTGACCATACAGGCGCCGGCAAACGTTCAGGAGCAGCTTCAGaggatgcagcagcagcagcagcagcaactacagcagcagcagccgccaaagaaaaagaaacatcacGAGGCTAAAAGGGAACCAAAAGAGCCGAATCTGCAGGTGGTTAGTCCCAAGGACGGCATCCAGAAACAG ATGGGAGTGAAGCAGAATTcatcagcagagcagcagaaacaaaggaAGAGCCTGGCTGCAGCAGAGCGGGAGGAGAACCAGAG ATTGATTGTGTGCAACCAGGTGATGAAGTTCATCCTTGACAAGATCGAGAAGGACGAGAAGCAGGCGGCGAAGAAACggaagaaggaggaggtggtggagcaGAAGCGCTCCAAGCAGAACGCCACGAAGCTGACCGCGCTGCTGTACAAGCACAAAGAGCAGCTGAAGGCCGAAATCCTGAAAAAGAGGGCGCTGCTGGacaaagagctgcagctgcaagTCCAG gaggagctgaggcGGGACTTGGCCCGGCTGCAGAGGGAAAAGGAGAAAGCCCGCGCCGCCATCGCCCAGGCCGCCGCGGCGACCATCAAGGCGGCCTCCTCCCACCTTCCCCACGCCGCGCACGCGCCGTCCCACAAGCGTAAGCGAGACGACGAGCGGGACAGGGACAAGAACCGAGACAGAGACCGGGACCGACACCACGACAAGAGCAAGAAACGGGACAGGGACAAGGACAAGGACAAGGACAAGGACAGAGACCgacacaaagacagagagaaggaCAAGGACAGGGAGCGGGAGAGGGAGCGGGACAAACATCGGGACAGAGAacgagacaaagacaaagacaaagaaagggACGGCGACCAGGAGCGAGACCCCAGCTTactgaaacacaagaagaagaagaagaagctgtctTCTACCTCAAAGGATCACAAGAAGGACACCAAGCTGTACTGTATCTGCAAGACGCCCTACGACGAGTCAAA GTTTTACATCGGGTGCGACCTGTGCTCCAACTGGTTCCACGGCGCCTGCGTCGGCATCACGGAGAAGGAGGCCAAGAAGCTGGAGGACTTTGTGTGCAGCGACTGCAAACGCGGCCAGGAGGGAGCCGGCGCCGAGGAGCTGTACTGCATTT